From Chryseobacterium shandongense, the proteins below share one genomic window:
- a CDS encoding TraR/DksA family transcriptional regulator gives MSDERVRYSDADLQEFKAIIKEKIEKAENDLKLIRESFINDQNNGTDDTSPTFKAFEEGAETLSKEQNSILAGRQEKFVRDLKNALIRIENKTYGVCRVTGKLIPKERLLAVPHATLSIEAKNMQK, from the coding sequence ATGTCAGACGAAAGAGTAAGATACAGTGATGCTGATTTACAAGAGTTTAAAGCAATCATTAAGGAAAAAATAGAAAAAGCAGAAAATGATCTGAAATTAATCAGAGAAAGTTTTATCAACGACCAGAACAATGGTACCGATGATACATCTCCAACCTTTAAAGCTTTTGAAGAAGGTGCTGAGACGCTGAGCAAAGAACAGAATTCTATTTTGGCCGGAAGACAGGAAAAATTTGTTCGTGATCTTAAAAACGCTCTGATAAGAATTGAAAACAAAACGTATGGCGTTTGCAGGGTAACCGGAAAATTGATCCCTAAAGAGAGGCTTCTTGCTGTTCCTCATGCAACGCTAAGCATTGAAGCGAAAAATATGCAGAAATAA